The DNA region TTATGATGAGGATATAAAAAAGGAATTGATGGATACGTTCGATATCTGTTGGAGAGACAATATGAAAGCTCGTGTGTTTAATGAAAAACAAGACAATGCATACCGTAAATCTTCCATACCTAAAATAAGATCTCAGTTTGCTACGTACGATTATTATGCTAAAAAACAGGAATCTTAAAAATAGTATTTTTTGAAAGTAAGAAAATTTGCGGCAATTGATATAGGCTCCAATGCTATTAGATTGCTAACACACAATGTTATTGAGGATAAGGGTAAAAAGACTCAATTTAGAAAAAGTGCATTGGTAAGGGTACCTGTAAGGCTAGGTGAAGATTCTTTTACCGTTGGTGAAGTTTCTGAACAAAATGAAGCCCGTTTAATAAAGACCATGAAAGCTTTTAAGCTTTTAATGGAAGTGTCGGGTGTTGAAAGGTACCGTGCATGTGCTACATCTGCAATGAGGGAAGCCAATAACGGTAACGAGATAATTGAGAAGATTGTAAAGGAATCTGGGGTCAAAATAGATTTAATAGACGGTAAACAAGAAGCTGCTATTATAGCTTCTACAGACTTAAAAAACTTGATTAAAGATGATCAATGCTATTTGTATATAGACGTTGGTGGTGGTAGTACGGAGTTTACCTTGT from Maribacter dokdonensis DSW-8 includes:
- a CDS encoding Ppx/GppA phosphatase family protein, yielding MKVRKFAAIDIGSNAIRLLTHNVIEDKGKKTQFRKSALVRVPVRLGEDSFTVGEVSEQNEARLIKTMKAFKLLMEVSGVERYRACATSAMREANNGNEIIEKIVKESGVKIDLIDGKQEAAIIASTDLKNLIKDDQCYLYIDVGGGSTEFTLFSNGKIQVSKSFKLGTVRLLNNMVKPETWNKLEEWIKTILKDKPKLSIIGSGGNINKLHKLSGRKEGEPLSYIWLNAQYHFLDSLSYDDRVSELGLNPDRADVIIPATKIFLSAAKWSGAKKIHVPKIGLSDGIIKDLYYSEVK